A window of the Gossypium hirsutum isolate 1008001.06 chromosome A05, Gossypium_hirsutum_v2.1, whole genome shotgun sequence genome harbors these coding sequences:
- the LOC121229614 gene encoding uncharacterized protein: MWSFASNRIARTVGCKNDSLKRIHTTLECSDNESSSVISRDEGLECPICCESFNIVENVPYVLWCGHTLCKNCVLGLQWASVKFPTLPVQLPLFISCPWCNLLSFRLVYRGNLMFPRKNYFLLWMVESMNCTRRKSRYPLCEDHQPDWSSNNNLASGNQVTRGNHERGQSPHHSESSESSHSPARFSDDFDFERIHSFLWKSLTFFIHLSAKFPLVIIFLLITLYAIPASAAILALYVLITVLFALPSFLILYFAYPSLDWLVNEIIT, translated from the coding sequence ATGTGGAGTTTTGCATCTAACCGCATTGCCAGAACTGTTGGGTGTAAAAACGATTCTCTAAAGCGAATTCACACTACATTAGAGTGTTCAGACAATGAAAGCTCTTCTGTCATTAGCAGGGATGAGGGTTTAGAGTGCCCGATATGTTGTGAGTCCTTCAACATCGTAGAAAATGTGCCCTATGTTTTATGGTGTGGTCATACCCTGTGCAAAAACTGCGTCCTAGGACTTCAATGGGCTTCTGTGAAATTTCCTACTCTACCAGTTCAACTTCCGCTTTTCATCTCCTGCCCATGGTGCAATCTCTTGTCTTTTCGTCTTGTTTATAGGGGAAATCTCATGTTCCCTAGGAAGAACTATTTTCTACTTTGGATGGTTGAGAGCATGAATTGTACTAGGCGGAAGTCTCGTTATCCTTTGTGTGAAGATCATCAGCCAGACTGGTCATCAAACAACAATTTAGCATCAGGAAATCAAGTGACTCGGGGTAACCATGAAAGGGGACAAAGTCCACATCATTCCGAGTCATCAGAATCAAGCCACAGTCCTGCTCGTTTTTCCGATGACTTCGATTTCGAAAGAATACATTCTTTCCTTTGGAAATCTCTTACGTTCTTCATACATCTGTCAGCCAAGTTCCCATTAGTGATCATATTTCTCTTGATCACCCTGTATGCAATTCCAGCCAGTGCAGCCATCTTGGCTCTCTATGTACTTATTACTGTTCTGTTTGCTCTCCCTTCGTTTCTCATTTTATACTTCGCCTATCCTAGTTTAGACTGGCTAGTGAACGAGATCATCACATGA